A genomic segment from Castor canadensis chromosome 1, mCasCan1.hap1v2, whole genome shotgun sequence encodes:
- the LOC141410456 gene encoding TATA box-binding protein-associated factor RNA polymerase I subunit D-like, producing MVPTSAGSGSRSASEPLPRRQRNSLRKFDHSPESLHTDSSSDSSLEPRPLTLKAIFERFKNKKHKKRKYNRQNRGKLRPRGRPKESRSTRRSSQIDLKQIKDKGTGFPFLQCENGRKPLSWRKILTFEVLAEIHISLVCNRVSALEIQEGPSTLKMTEQ from the exons ATGGTTCCGACCTCCGCGGGCTCAGGAAGCAGGTCAGCCAGCGAGCCGCTACCGAGG AGACAAAGAAATTCCCTTAGAAAATTTGATCATTCACCTGAAAGTCTTCATACAGATTCATCAAGTGACTCATCTTTAGAACCAAGACCACTGACTTTAAAAGCTATTTTTGAAAGATTCAAGAACAAGAAacataaaaagaggaaatacaacAGACAAAATAGAGGAAAATTAAGACCAAGAGGAAGACCAAAAGAAAGTAGAAGCACTAGAAGGTCATCACAAATAGATTTGAAACAAATTAAAGACAAAGGAACTGGATTCCCAtttttacagtgtgaaaatggaagaaaaccattATCATGGAGGAAAATTTTAACCTTTGAG GTATTGGCAGAAATCCACATATCCTTAGTGTGTAATAG ggtGTCAGCACTTGAGATCCAGGAAGGTCCATCTACTCTAAAAAT GACTGAACAATAA